A portion of the Oreochromis niloticus isolate F11D_XX linkage group LG10, O_niloticus_UMD_NMBU, whole genome shotgun sequence genome contains these proteins:
- the LOC109203928 gene encoding uncharacterized protein K02A2.6-like, which produces MDSQVQSAITSCLLCQSNDKTAHTNPAPLQPVPLPDGPWKKLGLDIVGPFDTAIPACRYVITLTDYYSKWPELAFSPSATTDDVIQFLSSVFSRHGNPENIVTDNGTQFTSVMFTSFLQNRGISHSRTSVYYPAANGAIERFHRALRTCIQTAIQQSKPWKATVLDWLQVYRATPHATTSLSPYELLYGRKMRTKLDVLPLPPAVSPLDDVARHSVQKSQLKMQRYTDGRRHARKPSFLPGGSVRIRKPHHVPKGHPRFTPPVTVTKAKGSNAFLLSDGKIWNATHLARCRPVTEKNADTARLHHTQAGSPTARRLPCVKYKPRWHKDYIVP; this is translated from the exons ATGGACTCACAAGTTCAGTCTGCCATAACCTCATGCCTCCTTTGCCAGTCCAATGACAAAACTGCACATACTAATCCTGCTCCTCTCCAACCCGTCCCACTGCCTGATGGACCGTGGAAAAAACTTGGTCTTGACATTGTTGGGCCTTTTGATACTGCAATACCTGCTTGTAGATACGTCATAACATTGACTGACTACTACTCCAAATGGCCTGAGCTTGCCTTTTCACCTTCTGCTACTACTGATGATGTCATTCAGTTCCTCTCATCTGTCTTTAGTCGTCATGGCAACCCAGAGAACATCGTAACTGACAATGGTACACAGTTCACCTCTGTAATGTTCACCTCATTCCTCCAGAATAGAGGCATCTCCCACAGCAGAACATCTGTCTACTACCCAGCTGCAAACGGAGCAATCGAACGGTTTCATCGTGCCCTCCGCACCTGTATCCAGACAGCAATCCAGCAGTCAAAACCATGGAAGGCTACTGTGCTGGATTGGCTTCAAGTTTACCGTGCAACACCGCATGCAACTACTTCCCTCTCTCCCTATGAACTCCTGTATGGCAGGAAGATGCGTACTAAACTGGATGTCCTCCCTTTGCCTCCTGCTGTGTCTCCACTGGATGACGTTGCACGTCACTCag TTCAGAAATCTCAGTTGAAAATGCAACGTTACACTGATGGTAGGCGTCACGCACGGAAACCTTCTTTTCTACCAGGAGGGAGTGTGAGGATAAGGAAACCCCACCATGTTCCTAAAGGACATCCCAGATTTACCCCTCCTGTAACAGTAACAAAAGCCAAAGGCTCGAATGCCTTCTTGCTGAGTGATGGAAAGATTTGGAATGCCACTCATCTAGCACGCTGTCGCCCGGTGACTGAAAAGAACGCTGACACTGCTAGGTTGCACCACACTCAGGCTGGCTCACCTACTGCCAGAAGACTGCCATGCGTCAAGTACAAACCTCGCTGGCACAAAGACTATATTGTACCATAA